In one window of Cyanobacterium stanieri LEGE 03274 DNA:
- a CDS encoding DUF3285 domain-containing protein, which yields MTNSSPESVNNAPENVEEKPSYVKLAMRNMVNKGGLSLKHFFLTTVGLLAFLIGISYLTR from the coding sequence ATGACTAATTCTAGCCCTGAATCGGTAAACAACGCCCCTGAGAATGTAGAGGAAAAACCTAGTTATGTTAAATTAGCCATGCGCAACATGGTTAATAAAGGCGGTTTGTCTTTGAAACACTTCTTTTTGACAACCGTTGGTTTATTAGCCTTTTTGATAGGAATTTCCTATTTAACTAGATAA
- a CDS encoding CobW family GTP-binding protein — translation MVVSANNSTIPVTVLTGYLGAGKTTLLNRILTHEHGKKVAVIVNEYGEVGIDNQLVIDADEEIFEMNNGCICCTVRGDLIRIIGNLMKRRHKFDHIVIETTGLADPAPVIQTFFVDEDMQDKLLLDAVVTVIDAKHIQQHWDAHEAEEQIAFADIILLNKTDLVSERELEGLEAKIKGMNRMAKIYRTQNSAIAMDDVLGVRAFDLSNALEIDPEFLEEEAHEHDDSVYSIAIVEDKPIDTHKLQGWIGEVLRTQGVDIFRMKGIINGQGMDNRLVFQGVHMIFDGTVDRPWKPEEKRRSELVFIGRNLDEEKLKQGFQGCIA, via the coding sequence ATGGTTGTGAGTGCAAATAATTCTACTATTCCCGTGACGGTATTAACTGGTTATTTGGGGGCGGGAAAAACTACTTTACTTAATCGTATTCTTACCCACGAACATGGCAAAAAGGTTGCAGTAATTGTTAATGAGTATGGAGAGGTGGGCATCGATAATCAGTTGGTGATTGATGCTGATGAAGAAATTTTCGAGATGAATAATGGTTGTATTTGTTGTACGGTGCGGGGAGATTTAATCCGTATTATTGGTAATTTGATGAAGCGCCGTCATAAGTTTGATCATATTGTCATCGAAACTACGGGATTGGCTGATCCTGCTCCTGTGATACAAACGTTCTTTGTGGATGAAGATATGCAGGATAAGTTGTTACTTGATGCGGTGGTGACGGTGATTGACGCCAAGCATATTCAACAACATTGGGATGCCCATGAAGCAGAAGAACAAATTGCTTTTGCCGATATTATTTTGCTTAATAAGACTGATTTGGTATCTGAGAGAGAATTAGAGGGTTTGGAGGCAAAAATAAAGGGAATGAATCGCATGGCGAAGATTTATCGGACTCAAAATAGTGCGATCGCCATGGATGATGTTTTAGGGGTAAGGGCTTTTGATTTAAGTAATGCGTTGGAAATTGATCCTGAATTTTTGGAGGAAGAAGCCCATGAACATGATGATTCAGTTTATTCCATTGCCATTGTGGAGGATAAACCCATTGACACCCATAAGTTACAGGGTTGGATTGGGGAAGTATTACGCACCCAGGGGGTTGATATATTCCGCATGAAGGGTATTATCAATGGTCAGGGGATGGATAATCGTTTGGTATTTCAAGGGGTACATATGATTTTTGATGGTACAGTCGATCGCCCTTGGAAACCAGAGGAAAAACGCCGTAGTGAATTGGTATTCATTGGCCGTAATTTGGATGAGGAAAAATTAAAACAAGGTTTTCAGGGTTGTATCGCCTAG
- a CDS encoding DUF2808 domain-containing protein, whose amino-acid sequence MKSFQLITKRLMATVAVSASFLVGIPYLALAQSNPGLTIFSGVERENILNYHLDFGGRAGSWDRYRLRVPGNKLTEGVSKLYVIYPDYYNGRFDVDRIEVRLNNESLPLRDVIWDQESNFIEIDLEEPLLESRTIEIVMSNVYNPRFGGTFYFQGQMMTAGQIPIRLNLGTWILSIN is encoded by the coding sequence ATGAAATCTTTTCAATTAATTACTAAGCGTTTAATGGCTACGGTGGCTGTGTCTGCTTCTTTTCTCGTGGGAATCCCCTATCTAGCTTTAGCCCAAAGTAACCCTGGTTTAACCATTTTTAGTGGGGTTGAGCGTGAAAATATCCTTAATTACCATCTTGATTTTGGTGGTAGGGCAGGAAGTTGGGATCGTTATCGTCTCAGAGTCCCCGGCAATAAGTTAACTGAGGGGGTTTCTAAGTTATATGTAATCTATCCTGATTATTATAATGGTCGGTTTGATGTCGATCGCATCGAAGTCCGTCTTAATAATGAGTCGCTACCCTTACGGGATGTAATTTGGGATCAAGAAAGTAATTTTATTGAAATTGATTTGGAAGAGCCTTTATTGGAAAGTAGAACCATTGAAATTGTTATGTCTAATGTTTATAATCCCCGTTTTGGTGGTACTTTTTATTTTCAAGGGCAAATGATGACGGCTGGGCAAATTCCTATTCGTTTAAATTTAGGTACTTGGATTTTAAGTATTAATTAG
- the purD gene encoding phosphoribosylamine--glycine ligase — translation MKALVVGNGGREHALAWKLLQSPQVEKVFCCPGNGGTATLNNCENIAIAVDDFPSLVDFIKQEAVDLVVVGPELPLSLGITDYLREHNIKVFGPDKAGATIEASKSWAKDLMVKANVPTAKSATFTDGEEAKKYIQQQGAPIVVKADGLAAGKGVVVAMTLDEALGAIDELFAQKFSTVVVEEFLRGQEVSVLALTDGVTIRPLIAAQDHKQVGEGDTGANTGGMGAYAPTPLVSEVLGDRIYREILEPTLKALQDKGIDYRGVLYAGLMITPEGEPKTLEFNCRFGDPETQVVLPMLKTPLFDLLLACAEQNLASFPPLEWHEGSAVCVVGASAGYPGSYEKGKEISGISEAEKMGATVFHAGTKLVDNLLVTDGGRVLGVTAMADDFQGAIAQAYQAIDKISFEGIYFRRDIGHRIMKK, via the coding sequence GTGAAAGCATTAGTAGTTGGTAACGGTGGCAGAGAACACGCTTTAGCATGGAAACTGTTACAATCTCCGCAGGTAGAGAAGGTGTTTTGTTGCCCTGGAAATGGAGGCACTGCCACTCTCAATAATTGTGAAAATATAGCCATTGCGGTGGATGATTTTCCATCTTTGGTAGATTTTATCAAACAGGAGGCGGTAGATTTGGTGGTAGTGGGGCCAGAATTACCTCTATCATTGGGAATTACCGACTATTTAAGGGAGCATAATATTAAAGTTTTTGGCCCTGATAAGGCGGGGGCAACCATCGAGGCGAGTAAGTCTTGGGCAAAGGATTTGATGGTTAAAGCTAATGTACCTACAGCAAAATCCGCTACTTTTACCGATGGAGAAGAGGCGAAAAAATATATTCAACAACAGGGCGCACCCATTGTGGTTAAAGCCGATGGTTTGGCGGCAGGGAAAGGGGTTGTGGTAGCTATGACCCTGGATGAAGCCTTAGGGGCGATCGATGAACTTTTTGCCCAAAAGTTTTCCACAGTGGTGGTAGAGGAGTTTTTAAGGGGTCAGGAAGTATCTGTTTTAGCCCTTACCGATGGGGTGACAATTCGTCCTCTAATCGCCGCCCAAGATCATAAACAGGTGGGGGAAGGAGATACGGGGGCAAATACGGGGGGTATGGGTGCTTATGCCCCTACTCCTTTGGTAAGTGAGGTATTGGGCGATCGCATTTACAGGGAAATTTTAGAACCTACCCTCAAAGCATTACAGGATAAAGGTATTGACTATCGGGGGGTATTGTATGCGGGGTTGATGATTACCCCGGAGGGTGAGCCGAAAACCCTTGAATTTAACTGCCGTTTTGGCGATCCTGAAACTCAGGTGGTGTTACCGATGCTCAAAACCCCTTTATTTGATTTACTTTTGGCTTGTGCAGAACAGAATTTGGCTTCTTTCCCTCCCCTTGAGTGGCACGAAGGTAGTGCGGTGTGTGTGGTGGGGGCTTCTGCTGGTTATCCTGGTAGTTATGAAAAGGGTAAGGAAATTTCTGGCATATCTGAGGCTGAAAAAATGGGGGCAACGGTATTCCATGCAGGAACAAAGTTAGTGGATAATCTTCTTGTAACCGATGGGGGTAGAGTTTTGGGGGTGACTGCCATGGCTGATGATTTCCAAGGTGCGATCGCACAGGCTTACCAAGCCATAGATAAAATCTCTTTTGAGGGTATTTATTTCCGCCGTGACATTGGACATCGCATCATGAAAAAGTAA
- a CDS encoding MgPME-cyclase complex family protein encodes MATYYYIAASEKFLTSDNENLHEVLDERHRFYKEQNKEIDFWFIKQPAFLEAPELADVKAKCPQPSAAVVSFDKEWITFLKLRLEYVLFGEFEAPSDSIPQPIASLVTNQ; translated from the coding sequence ATGGCAACCTATTATTACATCGCAGCAAGTGAAAAATTTTTAACCAGCGATAACGAAAACCTACATGAAGTTTTAGACGAAAGACACAGATTTTATAAAGAACAAAATAAAGAAATTGACTTTTGGTTCATCAAACAACCTGCCTTCCTAGAAGCTCCTGAATTAGCTGATGTCAAAGCAAAATGTCCTCAACCTTCAGCGGCGGTAGTTTCTTTCGACAAAGAATGGATTACCTTCCTCAAACTAAGGTTAGAATATGTACTTTTTGGAGAATTTGAAGCCCCCTCCGATTCCATTCCTCAACCCATCGCTTCCCTAGTGACAAACCAATAA
- a CDS encoding AEC family transporter has protein sequence MNVILSAVLPVGLIIVIGYIAGQKLNLDQASLCQLSIYILAPAIVADSLYRNTVSGRSVLLIIFGYGLISLVIYGLIWLFALILQVEKDNRQSIFAVILCPNNGNMGLPITTFALGDEGLDRAIIYMIGSSIFLFGMLPAILSNRGWKKGVTLTLKLPLIWAMIFGAMLNFTGVELPFNLGRSMELLGISAIPIALIILGMQLAQSKFVLSGRECLLAVVKLGVAPAIALGIGHIIGLEGIDLKVLVLQTAMPTAVNTLVMVKEFGGNATIVAQTIIISTVMSFITLPLVIWLI, from the coding sequence ATGAACGTTATTTTGTCAGCGGTTTTACCTGTAGGTTTAATAATTGTTATTGGTTATATCGCAGGGCAAAAGTTAAATTTAGATCAAGCTAGTCTTTGTCAATTAAGTATTTATATTCTTGCCCCTGCCATTGTCGCCGATAGTCTATATCGTAATACGGTGTCTGGGAGGAGTGTTTTATTAATCATTTTTGGTTATGGGTTAATTTCCCTTGTCATCTATGGTTTAATTTGGTTATTTGCCCTCATATTGCAGGTTGAGAAGGATAATCGACAAAGTATTTTTGCGGTGATTCTTTGTCCAAATAATGGCAACATGGGTTTACCCATCACTACCTTTGCCTTGGGTGATGAAGGTTTAGATAGGGCGATTATTTATATGATTGGCTCGAGTATTTTTCTATTTGGGATGCTTCCTGCTATTTTGAGTAATCGGGGTTGGAAAAAGGGAGTTACTCTAACCTTAAAACTTCCTTTGATTTGGGCAATGATTTTCGGCGCCATGCTTAATTTTACAGGGGTTGAATTACCTTTTAATTTAGGTAGAAGTATGGAGTTATTGGGAATTTCCGCTATTCCCATTGCTTTGATTATTTTGGGTATGCAATTAGCACAAAGTAAATTTGTTTTGAGTGGGCGCGAATGTTTGTTGGCGGTGGTAAAATTGGGGGTTGCCCCTGCGATCGCCCTTGGAATTGGACATATAATTGGGTTAGAGGGTATAGATTTAAAAGTATTAGTGCTACAAACCGCCATGCCAACGGCCGTTAATACCCTAGTGATGGTAAAAGAATTTGGAGGTAATGCCACCATTGTGGCTCAAACCATTATCATTTCTACGGTGATGAGTTTTATTACTTTACCCCTTGTTATCTGGCTAATCTAG
- a CDS encoding DUF2996 domain-containing protein, translating into MTEENKTTAAKKPPAKKKEKPPAIEDKPFTEFMEEHFTPSLKDAFAQKGIEDIELALKKDKIPVLGLEGNPECWQLKGQWCDRTFAIYFIDEDIKGQKAFTCTLNSEKPSTLESFMIDERRVNLDLLVLYTLQRLNGQKWLSGN; encoded by the coding sequence ATGACAGAAGAAAATAAGACAACTGCGGCTAAGAAACCCCCTGCGAAAAAAAAGGAAAAACCCCCCGCCATAGAGGATAAACCTTTTACCGAGTTTATGGAGGAGCATTTTACCCCTTCTTTGAAGGATGCTTTTGCTCAAAAGGGCATCGAAGATATTGAATTAGCCCTCAAAAAAGATAAGATTCCTGTACTTGGTTTGGAAGGTAACCCTGAGTGTTGGCAATTGAAGGGGCAATGGTGCGATCGCACTTTTGCTATTTACTTTATTGATGAGGATATTAAAGGACAAAAAGCCTTTACTTGTACACTGAATAGTGAAAAACCTAGTACCCTCGAATCTTTTATGATTGATGAGCGTCGTGTTAATTTAGATCTTTTGGTTTTATATACTTTACAACGGTTAAATGGTCAAAAGTGGCTTTCCGGAAATTAG
- a CDS encoding metal ABC transporter permease, translating to MDFLIEPLQYGFMQRSLIVAVVVGVICAVVGTYLMVQRLALLGDAISHSVLPGLAIAFIFDWNIFTGAFIAGLLSTILINVIRNNSQIKEDAAMGIVFSAFFALGITLITIVQKDNKIDLNHFLFGNILSVSFTEVRDTIAIALFILLIVFLFYKELLFYTFDKLGAQSVGLPVYWLDFSLMILIGLTIVASLKAVGVILVLSLLITPSATAYLLVKRLHQVMLVGVCVGVISSITGMYISFYYNIPSGPAIVLVATFLFFLSFLFSPSQGLFTNFIKLKLK from the coding sequence ATGGATTTTTTGATTGAGCCTTTACAATACGGTTTTATGCAACGCTCGTTAATCGTGGCGGTGGTGGTGGGTGTGATTTGTGCCGTGGTGGGTACTTATTTGATGGTGCAACGGTTAGCCCTTTTGGGGGATGCCATTAGTCACTCTGTACTACCCGGATTGGCGATCGCCTTTATTTTTGACTGGAATATTTTTACAGGGGCATTTATCGCAGGATTATTAAGCACCATATTAATAAATGTAATTAGAAATAACTCTCAAATCAAGGAAGATGCCGCCATGGGCATCGTTTTTTCTGCCTTTTTTGCTTTGGGAATTACCCTGATTACCATTGTCCAAAAGGATAATAAAATTGACCTTAATCATTTTCTTTTCGGTAATATTTTAAGTGTCAGTTTTACTGAAGTGAGGGATACCATTGCGATCGCGCTTTTCATCCTTTTAATAGTATTTTTATTCTATAAAGAGTTGTTGTTTTACACCTTTGACAAACTAGGGGCGCAATCCGTGGGTTTACCCGTATATTGGCTTGATTTTAGCCTAATGATCCTCATTGGCTTAACCATAGTCGCCAGTTTAAAAGCAGTGGGCGTTATTCTCGTCTTATCTTTACTTATCACCCCTTCTGCTACCGCCTACTTATTAGTAAAAAGACTTCATCAAGTGATGTTGGTGGGGGTATGTGTTGGAGTAATTTCTAGTATTACTGGAATGTATATCAGTTTTTATTATAATATTCCCTCTGGCCCTGCCATAGTTTTAGTAGCGACTTTTTTATTCTTTTTATCTTTCTTGTTTAGTCCATCTCAAGGGTTGTTTACTAATTTTATAAAACTCAAACTTAAATAG
- a CDS encoding pentapeptide repeat-containing protein, with protein MEINEFIDRFASGEINFSNSLLAGIDLTGADLIGIILENANLQKSNFTFSYLSRANFHRANLVETNFSGANLNQANFMGANLHRAEFHGAILQKADFRDCQLTLANLLDANLIEADFRNADLNNANLKGACLRGANLRQEKRSNGVNLIGANLDKADLRGSDLKGANLKGASLIGANLRDANLRMADLTGATLTEANLNGVFLTDAQCTGAKFIGANLSNAKMERANMTDAELTMVNMDSASMPEAKFIRTNLVQANMTFARMNRADFSRSNLYGAILRNASLMEVFFARTNLSSSDMSNANLIGADLSSANILNVNFEGAIMPDGQVYH; from the coding sequence ATGGAAATAAACGAATTTATTGACCGCTTCGCATCAGGAGAAATAAACTTTTCTAACTCCCTTCTCGCAGGAATAGACCTCACAGGGGCAGACTTAATCGGTATAATTTTAGAAAATGCCAACCTGCAAAAATCTAACTTTACCTTTAGTTACTTAAGCCGTGCCAACTTTCACCGAGCCAACCTAGTAGAAACCAACTTTAGTGGTGCCAACCTCAACCAAGCCAACTTCATGGGGGCAAACCTCCACCGTGCCGAATTCCATGGAGCAATTTTACAAAAAGCAGACTTCAGAGATTGCCAACTAACCCTTGCTAATCTTCTTGATGCTAACCTCATCGAAGCTGACTTTAGAAATGCCGACTTAAATAACGCAAACCTCAAAGGTGCTTGTTTAAGAGGTGCTAATTTACGGCAAGAAAAAAGAAGTAATGGAGTAAATCTCATCGGTGCGAACCTAGATAAAGCAGACTTGAGAGGCTCAGACTTAAAAGGGGCAAACCTAAAAGGGGCTAGTCTTATTGGGGCAAATCTGAGGGATGCCAACCTACGCATGGCGGACTTAACTGGGGCTACCCTTACCGAAGCCAATCTTAACGGGGTATTTTTAACGGATGCCCAATGCACAGGGGCTAAGTTTATTGGGGCAAATCTATCTAATGCCAAAATGGAAAGGGCTAACATGACAGATGCAGAATTAACCATGGTAAACATGGATAGTGCCTCTATGCCCGAAGCTAAATTTATTCGTACTAATTTGGTTCAAGCTAATATGACTTTTGCGAGAATGAATCGGGCTGATTTTAGTCGCTCTAATCTTTATGGGGCTATTTTGCGCAATGCTTCTTTGATGGAAGTATTTTTTGCTCGTACCAATTTAAGTTCATCGGACATGAGTAATGCTAATTTGATTGGAGCGGACTTGAGTAGTGCTAATATTCTTAATGTTAACTTTGAAGGCGCTATTATGCCCGATGGTCAGGTTTATCATTAA
- a CDS encoding GAF domain-containing sensor histidine kinase yields MTSQKMIVGKIEYNCQDLSTLGAELVFTQDRQGNYISFFWQPKKQSLLSDEPSQGNSFLNFLCPVPLNPYLERINRVMDRGIPEHCQYVLSYQGDILPFELIISPIIKADQTVERVLVMGHCLHSEELPLTSPSSLPPNPDPFQRVLTHIARNIRSTLDLETIWKQTVDSIGEALQVSRCLLLLPSAQGDSMVVKAEYCLPPFVSLLGYTFAVDEYQCLRDALNTQKPCAYHDINYHQFQCQSTLVIGTFYQKEVNSILVLHQCDRPRHWNKGELELIQELAEQVGTAIAHATIYKKLEQASQQAKEASRLKSEFLASTSHELRTPLNGMLGFLQLVLDDMADDKEEEREFINQAYNSALHLLNLINDILDIAKIEANKIDFQFEPISLNQICEEVAKFAQPQALKKHLDFNINLPPTYDPILIHSDYQRLLQIMFNLVGNSLKFTHQGEITINAEIISKPFQFRNQPLPGFVKITVEDTGIGVSLDKQDSLFDKFYQVDGTRTKAYGGTGLGLAISKKLIEAMGGKISFYSMGEDLGSTITLTIPLTQVPIIKE; encoded by the coding sequence ATGACATCACAAAAGATGATAGTAGGGAAAATTGAATATAATTGTCAAGATTTATCTACATTGGGGGCTGAATTGGTCTTTACTCAAGATAGGCAAGGAAATTACATTTCTTTTTTCTGGCAACCCAAAAAACAATCCTTACTGAGTGATGAACCATCCCAGGGGAATTCTTTTCTTAATTTTTTATGTCCTGTGCCTCTTAATCCTTACCTAGAGAGAATAAACAGGGTGATGGATAGGGGAATTCCTGAACATTGTCAATATGTTTTGAGCTATCAGGGTGATATATTACCCTTTGAGTTAATTATCAGTCCTATTATCAAGGCAGATCAAACAGTAGAGCGAGTATTAGTAATGGGGCATTGTTTACATTCCGAAGAATTGCCCCTCACCTCACCTTCATCCTTACCCCCTAATCCTGACCCTTTTCAACGGGTTTTAACCCATATCGCCCGTAATATTCGTAGTACCCTAGATTTAGAAACCATTTGGAAACAAACCGTTGATAGTATTGGGGAAGCCTTACAAGTTTCCCGTTGTTTGTTGTTGTTACCCTCTGCCCAAGGGGATAGCATGGTTGTTAAAGCGGAGTATTGTCTTCCCCCTTTTGTCAGTTTATTGGGCTATACTTTTGCCGTAGATGAATATCAATGTTTGAGAGATGCCCTTAACACTCAAAAACCTTGTGCTTATCATGACATTAACTATCATCAATTTCAGTGTCAGTCCACCCTAGTAATTGGTACTTTTTATCAAAAAGAAGTAAATAGTATTCTTGTACTGCACCAGTGCGATCGCCCCAGGCATTGGAATAAAGGAGAATTAGAATTAATCCAAGAATTAGCCGAACAAGTGGGAACGGCGATCGCCCATGCCACCATTTATAAAAAATTAGAACAAGCCAGTCAACAAGCCAAAGAAGCATCAAGACTAAAAAGCGAATTTCTAGCTAGTACCAGCCACGAACTAAGAACCCCCCTCAATGGTATGCTAGGATTCTTACAACTCGTCCTCGACGACATGGCAGACGACAAAGAAGAAGAAAGAGAATTTATCAATCAAGCCTACAACTCCGCCCTTCACCTACTCAACCTCATCAACGACATCCTAGACATCGCCAAAATAGAAGCAAACAAAATAGACTTTCAATTTGAACCCATCTCCCTCAATCAAATATGCGAAGAAGTAGCCAAATTTGCCCAACCCCAAGCCCTCAAAAAACACCTCGACTTTAACATCAACCTCCCCCCCACCTACGATCCCATCCTCATCCACTCCGACTACCAAAGACTACTACAAATAATGTTTAACCTCGTGGGCAACTCCCTCAAATTCACCCACCAAGGAGAAATCACCATCAACGCCGAAATAATCTCCAAACCCTTCCAATTCCGAAACCAACCCCTTCCAGGATTCGTCAAAATAACCGTAGAAGATACAGGCATAGGAGTATCCCTCGACAAACAAGATAGCCTGTTCGATAAATTCTATCAAGTAGATGGCACAAGAACCAAAGCCTATGGAGGTACAGGATTAGGCCTGGCTATCTCCAAAAAACTCATCGAAGCCATGGGTGGTAAAATATCCTTTTATAGCATGGGAGAAGACTTAGGCTCAACCATCACCCTCACCATACCCCTAACCCAAGTACCCATCATCAAAGAATAA
- a CDS encoding ribonucleotide-diphosphate reductase subunit beta has product MPLTPIFNPGGDDRIENRSVWFGNTTNLMQLNDVRYSWAIGLYQQMRENFWIPQKLDITQDVTDYWNLTPEERRAFEGILSYLTFLDSVQTCNIPHLKSSITAPEISLCMAEQISQEGMHNHAYQYMIETIIPSDKRDQVYDFWRTDKVLSARCEFIAGYYQKYIDNPTKENYFVALLSDYLLEGLYFYNGFIFFYNLAARMLMPGSADIFKMINRDELSHVRLYQRLIPEAMKTFNYSLDQIYEMFDTAVKHECRWTNHIVGNNILGITESSTERYTKYLANIRLRAIGLEPLYTDAKYAKSPYTHLEKFSDTKKEGSTKANFFEASVTSYMMSSGVTGWDEI; this is encoded by the coding sequence ATGCCCCTCACCCCAATTTTTAATCCGGGGGGTGACGATAGAATTGAAAATCGTAGTGTTTGGTTTGGCAACACCACCAACCTTATGCAACTTAACGATGTTCGTTATTCTTGGGCCATTGGTTTATATCAACAAATGAGGGAAAATTTCTGGATTCCTCAAAAACTAGACATTACCCAAGATGTTACCGATTATTGGAATTTAACCCCAGAAGAAAGACGAGCTTTTGAAGGTATTTTATCTTATTTAACCTTCCTTGATTCTGTACAAACTTGTAATATTCCTCACCTAAAAAGTTCTATTACAGCCCCAGAAATTAGTCTTTGTATGGCGGAACAAATTTCCCAAGAAGGAATGCACAATCACGCCTATCAATACATGATTGAAACTATTATTCCTAGTGATAAAAGAGATCAAGTTTATGATTTTTGGCGTACTGACAAAGTGCTTTCTGCCCGTTGTGAATTTATCGCTGGTTATTATCAAAAATACATTGATAATCCTACCAAAGAAAATTATTTTGTAGCTCTTTTAAGTGATTATTTATTAGAGGGTTTATATTTTTATAACGGGTTTATTTTCTTTTACAATTTAGCTGCTAGGATGTTAATGCCTGGTTCTGCGGATATTTTCAAGATGATTAACCGTGACGAGTTGAGCCACGTTAGATTATACCAAAGATTGATTCCCGAGGCGATGAAGACTTTTAACTATTCCCTCGATCAAATTTATGAAATGTTTGATACGGCGGTAAAACATGAGTGTCGTTGGACTAATCACATTGTAGGTAATAATATTCTTGGTATTACTGAATCTAGCACGGAACGTTATACCAAATATCTTGCTAATATTAGGTTAAGGGCGATCGGTTTAGAACCTCTCTACACTGATGCAAAGTATGCTAAGAGTCCTTATACTCATTTAGAGAAGTTTTCTGACACTAAAAAAGAAGGTAGCACCAAAGCGAACTTTTTTGAAGCCAGTGTAACCAGTTATATGATGTCTTCTGGGGTAACTGGTTGGGATGAAATTTAG
- a CDS encoding type II toxin-antitoxin system CcdA family antitoxin, which produces MNNEILSSSRGTEKVELSLHIDSELVEKIKHLSNDPSKIVETALKEWLKGERRQDDDLTRSLRRNPPVPPRGEWND; this is translated from the coding sequence ATGAATAACGAAATATTATCTAGCTCCCGTGGCACTGAAAAAGTAGAACTTTCCCTTCATATTGATTCCGAATTGGTCGAAAAAATCAAACACCTAAGTAACGATCCTAGCAAAATTGTAGAAACAGCACTAAAAGAGTGGTTGAAAGGAGAAAGAAGACAAGATGATGACTTAACCCGTAGCCTCAGACGTAATCCCCCCGTACCTCCTAGGGGTGAGTGGAACGATTAA
- a CDS encoding metal ABC transporter ATP-binding protein: MSNLNPVSVENLTISYREVEALRNINLTIAPGRVTGIIGPNGAGKSTLMKGMLGLISAQFGRVLWGDKPLAQQRNKVAYVPQRSQIDWTYPATVWDVVMMGRVKKTGWFCPFSRISKMKAQSCLERVGMGDLGDRPIGQLSGGQQQRVFLARSLAQEADIFFFDEPFVGVDQKTEVVIFNIFQELADENKIVMVVNHDLGESIQNFDDLILLNKSLIASGTRDKVLREENLSFAYGGGVSFYGRNAA, encoded by the coding sequence ATGAGTAACCTAAATCCTGTCTCGGTGGAAAATCTCACCATTAGTTATCGTGAAGTAGAAGCGCTACGAAACATTAATTTGACCATCGCACCTGGAAGGGTTACAGGAATAATCGGGCCGAATGGGGCGGGAAAAAGTACCTTAATGAAGGGAATGTTGGGCTTAATTTCGGCTCAATTTGGACGGGTATTATGGGGGGATAAACCTTTGGCTCAACAACGGAATAAGGTGGCTTACGTGCCTCAGAGAAGCCAAATTGACTGGACTTATCCTGCTACGGTGTGGGATGTGGTAATGATGGGCAGGGTTAAAAAAACTGGTTGGTTTTGTCCTTTTTCTCGCATCAGTAAAATGAAGGCTCAAAGTTGTCTTGAGCGTGTAGGGATGGGGGATTTGGGCGATCGCCCCATCGGACAATTATCAGGGGGGCAACAACAAAGGGTATTCTTAGCCCGTTCTTTAGCCCAAGAAGCTGATATATTTTTCTTTGATGAACCTTTTGTGGGGGTAGATCAAAAAACTGAGGTAGTTATCTTTAATATTTTTCAAGAATTGGCCGATGAAAATAAAATCGTCATGGTGGTTAACCACGACTTGGGGGAATCTATCCAAAATTTTGATGACCTGATTTTACTGAATAAAAGTCTCATCGCTTCTGGTACAAGAGACAAGGTATTACGAGAGGAAAATCTTTCTTTTGCCTATGGTGGTGGAGTTTCTTTTTATGGCCGTAATGCAGCTTAG